The genomic window AAGGCCATTTTGCTGAGTAAATCTTCTTTACGTTGGACTGATAGCTTTTTGTAAATCTGATCGCGTTGAATTCCCCGCTTGGCATCCCATTTTTTTAATAATGCATCCAGTCCTTCTTTATATAACTCAGAACGATTTGCAGGAAAATCCCCTGACTCTTCAAATGCTAAACAAAGTAACGTCAGCAGCAGAGGACTTGCAGCAAGTTGTTTGATACGGTTATTTTCTTCGAGACGTTTGATAAAAGTCTCTGGTTTTACAGCTTTATCCTTAAACCAGTTATTGGTAAAATTAAAAATTTGGTCATCGTCAAAATCAGCAACTTCCACCTCTGTAAACTTCTCAAAAGTATACTCCTTTGCTGCAATCCGGCAAGTAATGACAAACTGATTTTTTGAGAAACGATCGGAAAACTCACGAATTTCCTTTAATACACGGTTACTATCTTCTTCTCTAACTTCATCCAACCCATCGAGTAAAACTAATGCCTTGCCATAAGTTAGTACATCTCGGATACAAGAGATAGGATTTATTGCCTCTTCAGTGATGTGTTGCAATAATCCAGGTTTGTTTGCAGCTTCCGCAAAGTTTTTGAGGGTAACAAAAATAGGTACACGTTCAGCCTGAAACTCACCTCCAATACACTGAATCGCTAAATACTTCAGAAATGTGGTTTTACCTGCCCCTGGCTTACCCAATATCATCAGCTTGGAATATTTCTCAACCGCCTCCAGTCCTGGTACTCGTTTTGCAGTGATCCTCGCCAGTGTAAAGCGGTCAAAATCCTCATTTGTACATTCTTGCAATAATTCATTAATTCCTAACCGTTGCTGTCCAGTGATTGTCTCTAATATATTGACGCTGGTGTAAATGTCATTCAACCCGATGGGCTGATTCATATCTAGCACCCGCATTGTGCCGCAGCGTTCTTGAATAAGAGATTTTATCTTTTCGCGCACCTCTTGCACGATCGCATCAATATCAATGCTGTTATCTTGATTTACCTCTGGTTCACTGGCTGGTTCAGCAACTATTTCTTCCCACTCTAAATCTAGCCTCTCGCAAATCTGGACAAAGAGATTGCGGTCAACAGGTTTACCTGTAAAGAACTTTCCGATCGGCTGGCGAGTAATTCCTAAATCTTCAGCTAATGCCTTTTGAGTTAAGGAATAGCTGATCAAAGCTCTTTTTGCTTTTTGGATACCTTCTGGAGAACTGCAAAGCGATCGCCCGGCCATAAGCTAGCCACTACACTTTTGCTGATTATAACTGCCAATTTGGCAACTCATGCTGATCGCATACACAAGTCATTCATATCCCAAGCCTGTATTTAAGCCTACAACAACCACCCGCCTGTAAAGCTAGGGATGTAGTGATTCAAATGATTTGGGAGTCGGTAATGTTATCCAAGAAATTTCCTTCTAGAGATGAAGTGCTGGCTGTTGTGACGCTGATTATGGTGATTGGTTCTCTCACTCTTGCAGTTATCGACGAAAAGAGTCGCCCTCCATTTCTCGATTTAACAAAATTTGCTGTCGGTACATATATTGGATTGTTGATACCTCGGTCTAGGTCAAGCGATGTCTAGGACGGGCTACGCCTACGCAACTAGCCAAACTAAAATTATGTCTTGGCGACTCAAAGTCGGACAACCATAAAAACGAAACCCGCGCTGACGAGTTTTAATTTTTTATTATCCACAAAAAGCGATCAGCTAAAATAATTCCCAGCTAGCCGGCTTCTGGAAGCAATCACTTGGGCATTAAACCGCAGAGGCGCTGAGAGTGGTGAAGAAAAAACAAGAGATTTTACGAGTCACCTTGAAAGGGTTAGTGCTATCAATTTTTGATGCGATCGCAGCAATTCTTGTGCTGGGTTAAAATTTATTCACTTGCCATCAATAAGTATGAAATATGGAGTATGTAGCAGTTCTCAATTGCGTGGAATACTGGAGCCAGTTGTATGGGCAGGTTTAACAGACTTGAGTACAACTGGCGTACCGTTCGTAGGGCTTCCCACAGGCTACAAGAACCGCTATAAACCTCATATTGGAGTCGGAAAATTCCCTAGTCAAATTACATCCTTAAGGGCGAACAGGAGCAGCTGTTCTTACCACCAAAGCTCTTAATATTTCTTCTCCAAGAATTTTTTCCGAGATATCATGTATATCCCTAGCAGGAATAGACCCGCTACTAGCGGAGGTTCGGGTATGCTTTTGAATTTGGCATAAATAGCTGCTCTAGTTGTGGCTCCTTCAAGAGCATTAATACTAATCTGGGGAATGTCTGGATTAAATCCAGTTAGCTCAAGCGTGTATTTATTGCCTTCAAAGGTGAAACTGCGATTACTGAAATTTGTGTCTATAAATACATAGTCTGCATTATCTTCTGCATTTGTTGGGTCATTAGGTGTATTTATTAGACCCAAGTTGAAGTCAAAAACTTCGCTGATTCCAGTGGGAGGGTTGAAGGATAAATTGAGATTTAAAGGTACAAATCCAACGCTTGTACCTTTGAGTACTGTTCCATTAAAGTAAGTTAAATCAGCTATTTTGAATGCAGAGTTAATGTCAGTTGAAAATGAACTTCCATCCAAGATAAGTTTATTTGAGCCTGTTATTGTACACCCACTAGGAGTATTTGAACTTGCTGGACACACATTAGGATCACCCCAAATAAATGTGTTGCTTCCCACACCTGTGTATGTTGGGTTGGTATCTATACTTTCTGGAGTGGGGTTTCCCCATGTGCCACTAGAGATACCAGAAAAAGTCAGAGCATGTGCTTGACCAGAGAAACCAAATCCTGTGGTCGCACTCACAAAAAAACTAGATATAGTAGTCGCAAAAACCAAACTTAGTTTCATAACTTAGGTTTTAATTCTCATTTTCGAGCTTTTCTCAACTAGGTTTCCAGTCTACGGTAGTAAATTTACGGAAAATACGCTA from Nostoc sp. UHCC 0926 includes these protein-coding regions:
- a CDS encoding NACHT domain-containing protein, translated to MAGRSLCSSPEGIQKAKRALISYSLTQKALAEDLGITRQPIGKFFTGKPVDRNLFVQICERLDLEWEEIVAEPASEPEVNQDNSIDIDAIVQEVREKIKSLIQERCGTMRVLDMNQPIGLNDIYTSVNILETITGQQRLGINELLQECTNEDFDRFTLARITAKRVPGLEAVEKYSKLMILGKPGAGKTTFLKYLAIQCIGGEFQAERVPIFVTLKNFAEAANKPGLLQHITEEAINPISCIRDVLTYGKALVLLDGLDEVREEDSNRVLKEIREFSDRFSKNQFVITCRIAAKEYTFEKFTEVEVADFDDDQIFNFTNNWFKDKAVKPETFIKRLEENNRIKQLAASPLLLTLLCLAFEESGDFPANRSELYKEGLDALLKKWDAKRGIQRDQIYKKLSVQRKEDLLSKMALTTFEGSEYFFKQKVAEQYITEYIRNLPGANTDEEALQVDSEQVLRSIEHHHGLVVARAKGIYSFSHLTFHEYFTAREFVIVRQSSEEALQNLVSHITEKRWREVFLLAVGMSPSADRLLLLIKENIDAIVAKDDNLQNLLMWSSEKSVSVDVQYKKVIIRAFYLAFAVRGQIMSLSSSYLVLSLTFLYRIIFNELPISENFIRENFREQYNNNKDDISLSLIEAIGNYMQGDDFEYDEYFDYEYSIAALALAPKTKQALLELRKQVPIANDPKIFQKWWQANHLSWKKQFEAVMIQYYNIITEWQFSVQQKKLFEQYYYANQLLISCLHSDCYVSREVRQQIEDTLLLPIAEIKQHQQQS
- a CDS encoding choice-of-anchor K domain-containing protein, encoding MKLSLVFATTISSFFVSATTGFGFSGQAHALTFSGISSGTWGNPTPESIDTNPTYTGVGSNTFIWGDPNVCPASSNTPSGCTITGSNKLILDGSSFSTDINSAFKIADLTYFNGTVLKGTSVGFVPLNLNLSFNPPTGISEVFDFNLGLINTPNDPTNAEDNADYVFIDTNFSNRSFTFEGNKYTLELTGFNPDIPQISINALEGATTRAAIYAKFKSIPEPPLVAGLFLLGIYMISRKKFLEKKY